The sequence TTTTCATCACAGAGACAATAATTCAGGCAAAAGAGGTGAGAGGTGTAACTGATGATACCATCAAGATAGGAGTAATTGCAGACTTGACAGGCCCCATAGCTAATATATTTCTGCCTGTTCTTGAAGGTTATAAAAATTATATGCAGTATATAAATAACCAGGGAGGAATCCATGGCCGGAAGATAAAAAATATTTACGAGGACAGCCGTTATACCATTCCCGGTGATATAGCAGCCTTTAAAAAGCTTGTATTCAGAGATAATATACTTGCCATGTTTGGGGCATCATCAACAGGTGGGACAATTGCCCTATTCCCTCAAATCGAAAAATTAAAGGTTCCCACTATTGCTGCTTCTCAGGCAGAATCTATGTATATACCACCTAAGAGATATGTCTTCTGTACTGCAGCCGGATATTCAGAAGAGATCAAAGTGCTCTTTGATTTCATGATGAAGGATTTAAGTGCCAGGAATCCCAGAGTTGGCATAGTCTATCCTGATGTAGAATTCGGAAAGACTAACCTGGAGCAGGCCAAGAAGAGTGCAAAACACTACGGGGTCGACATATATCCTGAAGTGCTTAATATGGGAGCATTAGAGGCAAGTTCTCAGGTAATGTTATTAAAGAGGGATAAAGTGACTCATGTGATAGTAGTTCAGGTTGTTGCCGGGGCTATCTGCTTCTTGAGAGAGGCAAGGAAATTTAAATTGAACGTTACGTTATTAGGGACGGGCTGGACCTGTAATGAGGATGTCATTAAGGGTTCAGGAGAAGCTGCAAATAACTACTATGGAGTTAATAGCTATAGTTCCTGGTATGACGATACACCGGGTATGGCTAGACTGAGGGAAATCACCTTGAAACTGAATCCCAAGAAGAAGGACTATAGCAAGAATTATTCTAAAGGTTGGCTCTGTGCCATGATCCTGGAGGAAGGAATGAAAAGGGCTGGCAGGAATCTGGATAGCGAATCCCTTGTAGCTGCCATGGAAACCTTTAAAAACTTTGATACAGGAGGGGTTAGCGGATATATTACATACGGCACCAATGAGCGTATGGGCGGGGAGTATTTGAGGATGTATAAAGCCGATCTTGAAAACAATAAACTCATTCCCGTCGGTGACTGGAGAAAGGCTGCTCACTGAGCTGTCCATTAAAGCGACAGATGCATAAGGTACACTTGAAACCATAATAAGTTATATTAGGAGGGCATTATGAAAAAGAGATATATTTTATTAAGGATGGTTACTTTTGTTTCAATCCTGGTCCTTTTAGGGAACGTATCTGCTTATGCAGAAGAGATCAGGGGTGTTACGGGTACAACGATAAAGATTGGAGCCATATTGGATCAAACAGGGCCTATTGCAGGGGATATAACAGTACCGATAACCACGGGCTTCAGAAATTACACAAGAGATGTCAACGATAAGGGCGGAATATTCGGGAGGAAAATAAAATTGATAGTTGAGGATGACCGCTATTCCATACCTAGCTGTATAGCTGCTTTTAAGAAGCTCCTCTCCAAAGATGAGATATTTGCCTTGT comes from Thermodesulfobacteriota bacterium and encodes:
- a CDS encoding ABC transporter substrate-binding protein; this encodes MKTKSRVFVFILLVGFIFFITETIIQAKEVRGVTDDTIKIGVIADLTGPIANIFLPVLEGYKNYMQYINNQGGIHGRKIKNIYEDSRYTIPGDIAAFKKLVFRDNILAMFGASSTGGTIALFPQIEKLKVPTIAASQAESMYIPPKRYVFCTAAGYSEEIKVLFDFMMKDLSARNPRVGIVYPDVEFGKTNLEQAKKSAKHYGVDIYPEVLNMGALEASSQVMLLKRDKVTHVIVVQVVAGAICFLREARKFKLNVTLLGTGWTCNEDVIKGSGEAANNYYGVNSYSSWYDDTPGMARLREITLKLNPKKKDYSKNYSKGWLCAMILEEGMKRAGRNLDSESLVAAMETFKNFDTGGVSGYITYGTNERMGGEYLRMYKADLENNKLIPVGDWRKAAH